The sequence below is a genomic window from Candidatus Bathyarchaeota archaeon.
CATCAAAGTTCTCATATTCCCCTTTTAGAGAGAATTTTGATGATGGTATGACACCTAGGCCACGCCACTTGCCATTTTCGATATTGAAAACCTTCCGCATAACATTTTGGGCCTTAATATTCCCTTCATATCTTACTGCCCTTGTATATTCGTTTTCAAGTCTGCTTTCCCCCTCAGACAATTGTCTAAGGATCATGAAAATCGCGATGAGTATGTCTGTGGGCTCAAACCCTGCTATAACGGTTGGGATCCCGTATTGCTCAGGGAAGATTTGATATGGTTTTAAGCCTATCACTGTACTCACGTGACCTGGAGCTATAAATCCGTTAAGCATGAGATCCTTTGTCTCGGCTAACAGCTTCATAGCGGGCGGTATGAGACGATGCGATATTAGGAAGGAAAAATTTTTCGGAGGTTTGCCTAAAATCTCTACTGCGGTGGACGGCGCTGTAGTCTCAAATCCGACGGCTAAAAAAACGAATTGCTTATCGGGGTCTTTCTTAGCTATTTTAATAGCGTCGGAGAGACTGTAAACGACTCTGACTTCTGCCCCCCTCGCCTTCGCATCTAAGAGCGACAATTCAGATCCTGGGACCCTGACGACGTCACCGAAGGTTAATATCCCCACGCCTTCTAGTGATATTTTGATGGCTTCATCGATCTCGGATGATGGAACAATGCAAACTGGGCATCCCGGGCCTGCTATAACTTCAACTGTCGGAGGTAAGAGTGCGCGTAGCCCAAAATGTGTGATGACCCATTCATGAGTGCCGCATACATGGCAGATTTTTATTATTTCATCTTTAGGTGCAAGCTCACGGAGTCTTTCAGATAACTGTCTTACAAATGAGGGGTCTCTATACCCGAATGTCAGGGTCATAATGATTCATTGGTGAATCTCTGTATTTATCTTATTACATCTTTTAATCATCGTTGTTTTTTGGCTTATCATTAGATGAGGCGTTAGTGTGGACGTCTATCTGACTGTTTTATTCTTAATTTGCTTTTCGATGCATGATTTTGTATTTTTATTCTTGAATAGGATTAAATTTATACTGTAATTCTCCTTCAGGTAAAAATTAAATCTTTAATTCGAAGAAAAACTTTTTTTGTCCCTTCGCTTCCTTCATAAAGATTTATTTGGATGTCCTGTAAGAATCAAGACCCCTATAAGGTGTCATGTATGTCGAGAAAGAAGCCTTCACTGGATGAGGAAGAGGAAGAGTGGGAAGAAGAGGAACCTGAAGAAGAATGGGAGGAAGAGTGGGAAGAAGAGGAAGAGTGGGAAGAAGAAGAGGAAGAGTGGTGAATCCACCCTCATCCGCAGAATAAATGGAGAACCGTAGATACCCACTCCTTTTCCCCTTTTTATTTGAAAGAATATTCTCAACTTCTCTTTATCTTGTTCCACTATTAGTGCTGCGGTTCAATATTTCTTTCCAAAGTCTTAAAGTTTCCTTTGCCTCTTTTTCGTCAAGGACTTGGATCGCATATCCCGCATGGACTAACACATAGTCGCCGACTTTTGTATCGACAAGCATGATGTTTGCTTCCTTGGTCACGCCGCCTCCGAAATCGACGATGGCGATGTGGTTTTTAATGGAGACAACTTTAGCGGGGATTGCTAAACACATGCTAACCGAGCATGTAATGGAGGATGGGGGATAATTATGTTTCGTTTTTAGCTGCTAATATGGCTTGTCCAGCGGATAAACCGCCATCGCCGGGTGGTACGCATTGGTGAGTTAAAAATTTTAGACCAGCTTTCTTGATGATTCTACGCATTATTGAGGTGATGATTTGATTGTATGCTACACCCCCTGTGAAGCCTATATGCTCTATATCTTCCTGGAATGCTTTCTCTATGGCTATGGAGGCTAACCCCTCGGCTAGGTATGCATGTGCTAAGTACGCTAGATCGGCTCTATGGAATTTTTCCCTATTCTCAAAAATCTCACTGACTATGAATGTGGTGTTCAGTATACCGTTCTCGATTCTAGGCTTGACCTTGAACGGCAACTTACCATCGACCGCTATGGACTCAAGTTTCATGGCTGGTTCTCCTTCATATGTGCGTTCGAAGCAGACGCCTAAAATCGCCGAGATGGCATCCAAGACTCTTCCACAGCTAGAAGTTTTAAGATTATCTTTCTTATGCTCAAGTTGATGAAGAAGAACGTATACTTCCTCTCTTCCATGAGGAAAATATTTCTCATTACTTAATAACCAT
It includes:
- the hypD gene encoding hydrogenase formation protein HypD — translated: MTLTFGYRDPSFVRQLSERLRELAPKDEIIKICHVCGTHEWVITHFGLRALLPPTVEVIAGPGCPVCIVPSSEIDEAIKISLEGVGILTFGDVVRVPGSELSLLDAKARGAEVRVVYSLSDAIKIAKKDPDKQFVFLAVGFETTAPSTAVEILGKPPKNFSFLISHRLIPPAMKLLAETKDLMLNGFIAPGHVSTVIGLKPYQIFPEQYGIPTVIAGFEPTDILIAIFMILRQLSEGESRLENEYTRAVRYEGNIKAQNVMRKVFNIENGKWRGLGVIPSSKFSLKGEYENFDAHIKYGMKIEEGADLRPGCKCNLVIVGRIKPIECPLFMKSCTPQNPMGACMVSIEGTCRIWAEAGINISRQTTENR
- a CDS encoding HypC/HybG/HupF family hydrogenase formation chaperone translates to MCLAIPAKVVSIKNHIAIVDFGGGVTKEANIMLVDTKVGDYVLVHAGYAIQVLDEKEAKETLRLWKEILNRSTNSGTR